The Clostridioides sp. ES-S-0010-02 genome window below encodes:
- a CDS encoding YhbY family RNA-binding protein — MLKGKQRAYLRSLANTLKPTTQIGKEGVTESFLEQLEDMLRVRELVKVTILENAGLDAKETANAVCEALRAEFVQAIGFKFTIYKRNIDEPKILFPGHEQAKAKVKNNNVTKKGKPTKRAVR; from the coding sequence ATGTTAAAAGGAAAGCAAAGAGCATATTTAAGATCTTTAGCAAATACTTTAAAGCCTACTACACAAATTGGTAAGGAAGGCGTTACAGAAAGCTTTTTAGAGCAATTAGAGGATATGCTAAGAGTTAGAGAACTAGTAAAGGTTACTATACTAGAAAATGCAGGTCTTGATGCTAAAGAAACTGCTAATGCAGTATGTGAAGCTTTAAGAGCAGAGTTTGTTCAAGCTATTGGTTTTAAGTTTACTATTTACAAGAGAAATATTGATGAGCCCAAGATACTTTTTCCAGGTCATGAACAGGCAAAAGCTAAGGTAAAAAATAACAATGTTACAAAAAAAGGTAAACCAACTAAAAGAGCAGTTAGATAA